In Onychostoma macrolepis isolate SWU-2019 chromosome 06, ASM1243209v1, whole genome shotgun sequence, one DNA window encodes the following:
- the fam83fb gene encoding protein FAM83F, producing the protein MAESQLMCMEDGLMPAAVPESKPQFYYSEQHRVALELLITDGDGAFKSLLKDEKSQDFLSAREIKAIASSFVKYKHEEDDGGASASRDKRDDAGSLRSTYWPQMSDTEVPPLDIGWPSSGRFKGVNRVLVYTHPPKEGSPHIKEVVRKLIQESCKVVAIVMDLLTDLQILGDLFEASKRGVPVYIVLDEQGAPHFLDMCSRLQVGARELKNVRTRTVKGIGLSLSVGRIPGNVHSKYMLIDGDKVMFGTYSFSWSSSRMDRNMITVMSGQVVDFYDNDFRELYANSDKLDLFKEFHISKPQTGTLSRAAVPKRPTAATSRFQVNLGDASRGDLKVPAHKYHNPKYLLALGQIPGPSEPLQDFFNKMEPPDPAQQDLENPTEELENITPAPSQPEKKESKKFKTLTFSTKWRKKGKKNQTSDEVIEDNAANPSDDASKNTLTRDETQDSLKKKKRGFMSIFRRS; encoded by the exons ATGGCGGAGTCGCAGCTCATGTGTATGGAGGACGGGCTCATGCCCGCCGCGGTGCCCGAGTCCAAGCCGCAGTTCTACTACAGCGAGCAGCACCGGGTGGCCCTCGAGCTGCTGATCACCGACGGAGACGGAGCCTTCAAGAGCCTCCTGAAGGACGAGAAAAGCCAAGACTTCCTGTCGGCGCGGGAAATCAAGGCCATCGCCAGCAGCTTCGTCAAATACAAGCACGAGGAAGACGATGGAGGAGCGTCAGCGAGTCGAGACAAACGTGACGACGCCGGGTCGCTGCGCTCCACGTACTGGCCGCAGATGTCGGACACCGAGGTTCCGCCGCTGGACATCGGCTGGCCCTCATCAGGGCGCTTTAAAGGGGTCAATCGGGTGTTAGTGTACACACACCCGCCCAAAGAGGGCAGCCCACACATCAAGGAGGTGGTCCGCAAACTCATACAGGAGTCCTGCAAG GTCGTGGCTATCGTGATGGACCTGCTGACCGATCTGCAGATTCTGGGGGATCTGTTTGAGGCGTCCAAGCGCGGCGTCCCGGTCTACATTGTGCTGGACGAGCAGGGAGCGCCGCACTTTCTGGACATGTGCAGCCGGCTGCAGGTCGGAGCTCGAGAGCTGAAG AATGTCCGGACTCGGACCGTGAAGGGAATCGGGTTGAGTCTGTCCGTGGGGAGAATCCCGGGAAACGTCCACAGCAAGTACATGCTCATCGACGGAGACAAAGTCATGTTTGGAACGTACAG TTTCTCCTGGAGCTCTTCTCGAATGGACAGAAACATGATCACGGTGATGTCGGGGCAGGTGGTGGATTTCTACGATAATGATTTCCGAGAACTTTACGCCAACTCTGACAAACTGGACCTCTTTAAGGAGTTTCACATCAGTAAGCCCCAAACAGGAACGCTGTCTCGGGCCGCGGTGCCCAAACGCCCCACAGCGGCCACTTCTCGCTTCCAGGTCAATCTCGGAGACGCCTCACGTGGAGATCTGAAAGTGCCAGCGCACAAATACCACAACCCAAAATACCTGCTAGCGCTCGGACAGATCCCGGGACCCTCGGAGCCGCTGCAGGACTTCTTCAATAAGATGGAGCCGCCCGATCCGGCTCAGCAGGACCTGGAGAATCCCACAGAAGAGCTGGAGAACATCACACCCGCTCCCTCTCAGCCCGAGAAGAAAGAGTCCAAGAAATTTAAAACACTGACATTTAGCACAAAGTGGAGGAAGAAAGGGAAGAAGAACCAGACGAGTGACGAGGTTATTGAAGATAACGCTGCAAACCCTTCAGACGACGCGTCTAAAAACACGCTCACCAGAGACGAGACGCAAGACAGCctcaagaagaagaagagaggaTTTATGAGCATTTTCAGAAGGAGCTAA